A genomic region of Xanthomonas campestris pv. phormiicola contains the following coding sequences:
- the bamA gene encoding outer membrane protein assembly factor BamA: MTRFPTRRLLALALAASLSLPVLAQATEPFTASDIRVDGLQRISSGTVFTYLPVERGDTVDDAKVGEAIRALYRTGFFEDVQVDRQGNILVVTVKERPAINKLTVTGNKDIKSEELLKGLSDIGLTEGGTFDRLSLDRVTQELTRQYNNRGKYNVQITPTVSPLDRNRVDVAIAIKEGKAAKIQHVNLIGTEKFATDDILENWESREHNWLSWYRRDDQYSKEKLSGDLEKLNSWYLDRGYVDFSVDSTQVAISPDKRDMYLTAGITEGEQYKISDIKVTGDTVLPQEEVEKLVIPKAGDTFSRALLEFSSDAITNTLSNIGYAFAKVNPIPTTDREKRTVAINLQVVPGPRVSVRRIVFKGNTRTSDEVLRREMRQFENSWYSQAAIDRSKIRLQRLGYFESVDVETPPVPGSNDKVDVVYSVKETTSGSFTFGLGYSQTYGVTTSIQLSQNNFLGGGNRVSVDASRSSYQERYAFSYTNPFFTDDGVSLGYNISYRKLDYSDFGTAQYNSKNGAAQMIFGVPITENDTVSVMFGIDSNQITTYAGYTPQAIINYIDAIGQKTFHAWRSELGWARDTRNDYFMPTRGMYQRVGLEATLPGSTVEYWKLNYQISKYWPIIPSIVLNTRAEFGYGDSYGSDVSRTITNADGTTRTVTASGLPFYENFYAGGTNSVRGFEDNTLGPRSEATASYTRGQPLGGSFKTVGSAELYFPKLFDSPSARVSAFVDVGNVFNGVDNYKTNELRASTGVALLWRAPVGPISISYAFPLKKEDNDEIERLQFTFGGQF; this comes from the coding sequence ATGACGCGATTTCCCACTCGCCGCCTGCTAGCCCTCGCCCTTGCCGCCAGCCTCAGCCTGCCGGTTCTGGCCCAGGCGACGGAGCCCTTCACCGCCAGCGACATCCGCGTCGACGGGCTGCAACGCATCTCCTCCGGCACCGTGTTCACCTACCTTCCGGTGGAACGCGGCGACACGGTCGACGACGCCAAGGTCGGCGAAGCGATCCGCGCGCTGTACCGCACCGGCTTCTTCGAGGACGTGCAGGTCGATCGCCAGGGCAACATCCTGGTGGTCACGGTCAAGGAACGTCCGGCGATCAACAAGCTGACCGTCACCGGCAACAAGGACATCAAGAGCGAAGAGCTGCTCAAGGGCCTGTCCGACATCGGCCTGACCGAGGGCGGCACCTTCGACCGGCTGAGCCTGGACCGGGTGACCCAGGAACTGACCCGCCAGTACAACAACCGCGGCAAGTACAACGTCCAGATCACCCCGACGGTGAGCCCGCTGGACCGCAACCGGGTCGACGTGGCGATCGCGATCAAGGAAGGCAAGGCCGCCAAGATCCAGCACGTCAACCTGATCGGCACCGAGAAGTTCGCCACCGACGACATCCTGGAGAACTGGGAGTCGCGCGAGCACAACTGGCTGTCGTGGTACCGCCGCGACGACCAGTACTCCAAGGAAAAGCTGTCCGGCGACCTGGAGAAGCTCAACTCCTGGTACCTGGACCGCGGCTACGTCGATTTCAGCGTCGATTCCACCCAGGTGGCGATCAGCCCCGACAAGCGCGACATGTACCTGACCGCCGGCATCACCGAAGGCGAGCAGTACAAGATCTCCGACATCAAGGTCACCGGCGACACCGTGCTGCCGCAGGAAGAGGTCGAGAAGCTGGTGATCCCGAAAGCCGGCGACACCTTCTCGCGCGCGCTGCTGGAATTCAGCTCCGACGCGATCACCAACACCCTCAGCAACATCGGCTACGCCTTCGCCAAGGTCAACCCGATCCCCACCACCGACCGCGAGAAGCGCACCGTCGCGATCAACCTGCAGGTGGTGCCGGGTCCGCGCGTGTCGGTCCGCCGCATCGTGTTCAAGGGCAACACCCGCACCTCCGACGAAGTGCTGCGCCGAGAGATGCGCCAGTTCGAGAACAGCTGGTACTCGCAGGCCGCGATCGACCGCTCCAAGATCCGCCTGCAGCGCCTGGGCTACTTCGAGTCGGTGGACGTGGAAACGCCGCCGGTACCGGGCAGCAACGACAAGGTCGACGTGGTCTACAGCGTCAAGGAAACCACCTCGGGCAGCTTCACCTTCGGCCTGGGCTATTCGCAGACCTACGGCGTGACCACCTCGATCCAGCTGTCGCAGAACAACTTCCTGGGCGGCGGCAATCGCGTCTCGGTGGACGCCTCGCGCAGCAGCTACCAGGAGCGCTACGCGTTCTCCTACACCAACCCGTTCTTCACCGACGACGGCGTGTCGCTGGGCTACAACATCTCCTACCGCAAGCTGGACTACTCCGACTTCGGCACCGCCCAGTACAACAGCAAGAACGGCGCGGCGCAGATGATCTTCGGCGTGCCGATCACCGAGAACGACACCGTGTCGGTGATGTTCGGCATCGACAGCAACCAGATCACCACCTACGCCGGCTACACCCCGCAGGCGATCATCAACTACATCGACGCGATCGGACAGAAGACCTTCCACGCCTGGCGCAGCGAACTGGGCTGGGCGCGCGACACCCGCAACGACTACTTCATGCCCACCCGCGGCATGTACCAGCGCGTGGGCCTGGAAGCCACCCTGCCCGGCTCCACCGTCGAGTACTGGAAGCTGAACTACCAGATCTCCAAGTACTGGCCGATCATTCCTTCCATCGTGCTCAACACCCGCGCCGAATTCGGCTACGGCGACAGCTACGGCAGCGACGTCAGCCGCACCATCACCAACGCCGACGGCACCACCCGCACGGTCACCGCCTCGGGCCTGCCGTTCTACGAGAACTTCTACGCCGGCGGCACCAACTCGGTGCGCGGCTTCGAGGACAACACCCTCGGTCCGCGTTCGGAAGCCACTGCCTCGTATACACGCGGCCAGCCGCTGGGCGGCTCGTTCAAGACCGTGGGTTCGGCCGAACTGTATTTCCCCAAGCTGTTCGACAGCCCGTCGGCACGCGTCTCCGCGTTCGTCGACGTCGGCAACGTGTTCAACGGCGTGGACAACTACAAGACCAACGAACTGCGTGCCTCCACCGGCGTGGCGCTGCTGTGGCGCGCGCCGGTCGGCCCGATCTCGATCAGCTACGCGTTCCCGTTGAAGAAGGAAGACAACGACGAGATCGAGCGTCTGCAGTTCACCTTTGGTGGGCAGTTCTAA
- the dxr gene encoding 1-deoxy-D-xylulose-5-phosphate reductoisomerase, translated as MTDAVRHIAVLGATGSIGASALDVIARHPQRLRASVLAAGGNVAGLLALCAAHRPAHAVIADPALYPALRDGLRAAGLRTQAHAGAAALEQLVTSDACDSVVAAIVGAAGLGSTLAAARAGKRLLLANKESLVLAGELVTAAAAAAGAEIIPIDSEHSAIFQCLRSRQAGAEVRRVLLTASGGPFRGWDRARLQGVTPAQAVAHPKWSMGPKISVDSATLMNKGLEVIEAHHLFALPPSRIEVLVHPQSLVHSLVEFIDGSTLAQMGLPDMRTTLAVGLGWPQRIESGVAGLDLLAHGRLEFEPADLDAFPCLGLAWRALQAGGSAPAILNAANEVAVSAFLQGRIGFLSIPALVENALTVLPAGAADSLDALLAADAQSRKITELAIARQPAHV; from the coding sequence ATGACCGACGCCGTCCGCCACATCGCCGTGCTCGGCGCCACCGGCTCGATCGGCGCCTCCGCGCTGGACGTGATCGCGCGCCACCCGCAGCGGCTGCGCGCCAGCGTGCTGGCCGCCGGCGGCAACGTCGCCGGGCTGCTGGCGCTGTGCGCCGCGCACCGGCCGGCGCACGCGGTGATCGCCGACCCGGCGCTGTACCCGGCGCTGCGCGACGGGCTGCGCGCTGCCGGGCTGCGCACCCAGGCGCATGCCGGCGCCGCCGCGCTGGAGCAGCTGGTGACCAGCGACGCCTGCGACAGCGTGGTCGCCGCCATCGTCGGCGCCGCCGGCCTGGGCTCGACCCTGGCCGCGGCCCGCGCCGGCAAGCGCCTGCTGCTGGCCAACAAGGAATCGCTGGTGCTGGCCGGCGAGCTGGTCACCGCTGCCGCCGCCGCGGCCGGCGCCGAGATCATCCCGATCGACAGCGAACACAGCGCGATCTTCCAGTGCCTGCGCTCGCGCCAGGCCGGCGCGGAGGTGCGGCGGGTCCTGCTGACCGCGTCCGGCGGACCGTTCCGCGGCTGGGACCGCGCCCGCCTGCAGGGCGTGACCCCGGCGCAGGCGGTGGCGCATCCGAAGTGGTCGATGGGCCCGAAGATCTCGGTCGACTCGGCCACCTTGATGAACAAGGGCCTGGAAGTGATCGAGGCGCACCATCTGTTCGCGCTGCCGCCGTCGCGCATCGAGGTGCTGGTGCACCCGCAGAGCCTGGTGCACTCGCTGGTGGAGTTCATCGACGGTTCCACCTTGGCGCAGATGGGTTTGCCGGACATGCGCACCACCCTGGCGGTGGGCCTGGGCTGGCCGCAGCGGATCGAATCCGGGGTCGCCGGACTGGACCTGCTGGCCCATGGCCGCCTGGAGTTCGAACCGGCGGACCTGGACGCCTTCCCCTGCCTGGGCCTGGCCTGGCGCGCGCTGCAGGCCGGCGGCAGCGCCCCGGCGATCCTGAACGCGGCCAACGAGGTGGCTGTTTCAGCTTTTCTTCAGGGCCGTATCGGTTTCCTATCAATTCCTGCGCTGGTCGAGAACGCCCTGACCGTGCTGCCCGCGGGCGCGGCCGACTCCCTGGACGCGCTGCTGGCGGCGGACGCGCAATCGCGCAAGATCACCGAACTCGCCATTGCCCGCCAGCCTGCCCATGTCTGA
- the rseP gene encoding RIP metalloprotease RseP, producing the protein MGDFIGSVWWMIVSLGVLVTFHEFGHFWVARRCGVKVLRFSVGFGKPLWSYHDRHGTEFAIAAIPLGGYVKMLDEREGEVAPGERGQAFNNKNVWQRIAIVAAGPIANLVLCVALLWAMFVIGKQDYAAVVGHAEGLALQAGLQPGERIVRIGKREVSSWSDASMQLTVAAMDAADVRIQTEDVQDGASRVHTLRLSQLPAGFDEQQVPRLAGLTWRFSLQPALVSEVTPGSAADGVLRPGDLILAVDGASVAGADQVAPQVQALARSGGSGLVEVERNGERLALEVRLTPSKDPRLKGLSLGVKVGQQDRPPPAFDAKLQYGPLAAIPVAFRETGKLAGDTLGLIRRMLTGQASIKNVSGPITIAKVANVSAQQGPDWFLYFLALLSLSLAIMNLLPIPILDGGHLLYYLIELVKGSPLSERAMAAGQFVGLTMLAGLMGLAFYNDIFGQVLR; encoded by the coding sequence ATGGGTGATTTCATCGGGTCCGTCTGGTGGATGATCGTCAGCCTGGGCGTGCTGGTGACCTTCCACGAGTTCGGCCACTTCTGGGTCGCCCGCCGCTGCGGGGTCAAGGTGCTGCGCTTCTCGGTGGGCTTCGGCAAGCCGCTGTGGTCGTACCACGACCGCCATGGCACCGAGTTCGCGATCGCCGCGATCCCGCTGGGCGGCTACGTGAAGATGCTCGACGAACGCGAGGGCGAGGTCGCCCCGGGCGAGCGCGGGCAGGCCTTCAACAACAAGAACGTGTGGCAGCGCATCGCCATCGTCGCCGCCGGCCCGATCGCCAATCTGGTGCTGTGCGTGGCGCTGCTGTGGGCGATGTTCGTGATCGGCAAGCAGGATTACGCGGCGGTGGTCGGCCACGCCGAGGGCCTGGCGCTGCAGGCCGGGCTGCAGCCGGGCGAACGCATCGTGCGCATCGGCAAGCGCGAGGTCTCCAGCTGGAGCGATGCCAGCATGCAGCTGACCGTGGCGGCGATGGACGCCGCGGACGTGCGCATCCAGACCGAGGACGTGCAGGACGGCGCCAGCCGCGTGCATACGCTGCGCCTGTCGCAGCTGCCTGCCGGCTTCGACGAGCAGCAGGTGCCGCGCCTGGCCGGCCTGACCTGGCGCTTCAGCCTGCAGCCGGCGCTCGTCTCCGAGGTGACCCCGGGTTCGGCCGCCGACGGCGTGCTGCGCCCCGGCGACCTGATCCTGGCGGTGGATGGCGCCTCGGTCGCCGGCGCCGACCAAGTCGCGCCGCAGGTCCAGGCACTGGCCAGGAGCGGCGGCAGCGGCCTGGTCGAGGTCGAGCGCAACGGCGAACGGCTGGCCCTGGAGGTGCGCCTCACGCCCAGCAAGGATCCGCGGCTGAAGGGCCTGTCGCTGGGCGTGAAGGTTGGCCAGCAGGACCGTCCGCCGCCGGCGTTCGACGCCAAACTGCAGTACGGCCCGCTGGCGGCGATCCCGGTCGCGTTCCGCGAGACCGGCAAGCTGGCCGGGGATACCCTGGGGCTGATCCGGCGCATGCTGACCGGCCAGGCCTCGATCAAGAACGTGTCCGGGCCGATCACCATCGCCAAGGTGGCCAACGTCTCGGCCCAGCAGGGGCCGGACTGGTTCCTGTATTTCCTGGCGCTGCTGTCGCTGAGCCTGGCGATCATGAACCTGCTGCCGATTCCAATCTTGGACGGCGGGCACTTGCTGTATTACCTTATTGAGTTGGTCAAGGGCAGCCCGCTGAGCGAGCGTGCCATGGCTGCGGGGCAGTTCGTCGGTCTGACGATGCTGGCCGGGCTGATGGGGTTGGCGTTCTACAACGACATCTTCGGCCAGGTCCTGCGATGA